The window TACGGGAATATGAATTGTCTTTTAAAGACTTACCAGATGCTTTTGATGGATATAAAATTACCCAGATCAGTGATATACATGTGGGCTCTTTTGATGATCGGGAAGAGGTAGCCTATGCACTGGATTTAGTCAATAAGCAGGAGGGTGATGTGATTCTTTTTACGGGAGACCTGGTCAACAACGTTTCTGAAGAGATGAATGGTTGGGAAGAATTATTTGGTTCACTTAATGCAAAAGATGGCGTTTTTTCAGTGCTAGGGAACCATGACTATGGTGATTACGCAAGTTGGGAATCTGCTGCAGCCAAAGAACAAAACATGCAACAACTGTATGCTATCCAAGAAGGAATGGGCTGGAGATTATTATTGGATGAGAATGTCTCCATTGACCGTGGGTCTGATTCCTTGAAAATAGTAGGTGTTCAAAATTGGGGTGGTGGTCGTTTCCCTAAATATGGTGATCTCAAAAAGGCTTCCGTAGGATTGCGACCAGATGATTTCAAAGTATTGCTATCTCACGATCCAACGCACTGGGACGAACAAGTCAAGAATAACGATACAAATTTCCATTTAACACTAAGTGGTCATACGCATGGAATGCAAATGGGAATCGAGATTCCTGGCTGGATCAAGCTGAGTCCTGCCTGGTTTGTTTATAAAAAGTGGGCGGGTATCTATAAAGAATCCGACCGCTTTCTGAATGTGAATCGAGGTTTTGGGTTTTTAGGGTATTCTGGTCGTGCTGGGATCTGGCCTGAAATTACTGTGATAAATTTGAAGAAAGCTTAAGTCTTACAAAGCATTACAAATCGAATGATTGCTTCATTAAGAAGACCTTTAGACACTAAAACCCATTTTTCATTACATTTACCTTACTAATAGGACTTTCTATGTCAAAATTTGGTGATTTAATCAGTGCAAATGTACCTGTCTTATTCAATTTCTTTACAGAATGGAATGAAGAAAGCGTGAGCATGCATCCAGTGCTGCGAGATGTGGCAGCCGCGGTAGGGGACAACGCTCGCATCATTAAGATCAATGTAGATAAAAACCCTGAGCTCTCTGAAGCGTTACGAATCAAGGGTTTACCTACCTTAATTATCTACAAACAAGGGGAGATGAAGTGGCGACAAAGTGGCGTTCAAGATGGTGACTCATTGATCAACTTACTCAATAAATACACGTCTTAGAACAATTGCGTGCGATAGCCTTCACAGGTTAACCATTCTAAATATTCAGGCAGTACTTTTTTCAATATTGGAAACGCTTTTACACTATCGTGAAAAACGATAACGCTCCCATTCTTTGTGTTTTTCTTTAGGGATTTAAGACACTTTTCAGGAGACCTGCTTGAGTCAAAATCTCCAGACAACACATCCCACATCACGATTTTGTATCCTAAATCTCTAATCTGTTTTGAGATTTTTATTGTGATTCTTCCATACGGCGGTCTGAACAATTCAGAATCTATAATTTCGGCAGCCTTTATTACATTGGCGACATATTCCTCACTGGAAGTTTTCCATCCATCTAAATGATTGTAGGTGTGATTCCCTATTTGATGGCCAGATTCTAGCAGTCGATTTTTTAAAAGAGGCTCTCGCTTTACGCAATCACCTATCAAAAAAAAAGTCGCTTTAAAACCGTATAAATCTAACTGTTGCAATACAAAGTCGGTCACTAGAGGTGTAGGTCCATCATCAAACGTAAGATGTACACAAGGGAAATCTCTAGTAGCATGCCAGATGTAATTAGGAAATAACCTACTAACGACACCTGGGATGTGATCAGGATACCAAGCCACTGCTATAGAGAATCTCCTAAAGGTTCTACCGTTCGCTCCGCATCTGCATTATCAATCTCTGTCTTTATTAAATCAATTAGTTCATCCTGGCCAGGCGCATCTGACATTTTGAGTTGTTCTTCAGGACTGTAGAATCTTGGAAACGCCATGACATATTCATTGAATGCGTCAAAGTGCTTTTCAATCTCTGGGTCGTCCTCATATTCTAACGCAGTTCTAACAAGTCCTCGATATCGCTCGATAGCTGTGATGACTTCTTGACCTATTTGCGCTTGTTCCTCTAATGGTAAACTCTTGTAATAATCTAATTCTCCTTGATATTTTAGAATCACCGAGTCTAGCAGCTTTCCAGCTTTGGAAACATTTCCTAATTCATAGTAACCTCTAACAAAAGGCTCTATCATAGAATAGTGACGGAAAAATTCCAACGGCATTTTTTCCATCCCTAGATCCAGTAATTCTTCGGCTTTTTTGGTTTGACCATCTTCAATTAAAGCCATTGCTGCTCGTGTTACATTACTACGGTACCCTACACTATTACGTCTGGTTTCCACGTCATGATAGATATCTGGACTTCCGCTATTACCCCAATCCCATCCTTTAATAACTTTATAAGCATAATCAGGGTCCACACGTCCCATATCAAATGGATCCCTATCGTTAGAGGGAGGTGTATAAATAGGAGTCAATCGATAAGCACAACCGTCCAACTGCAAGTAGTCTTTCATCCAGATGTAATCTTCATCGCCAAAAGCTCCTCCAGAAAAGTAAATAGGACGTTCCCAGTTGTTAGCGTTGATGATATCCAGCATGAACATGCGGTTTTTGTAAACCAGTTGTGAGTTGATATTTATGATGATCTCGTCCACAATC of the Nonlabens marinus S1-08 genome contains:
- a CDS encoding metallophosphoesterase, translating into MRWIVALLVVIVFEFYSFQLIRTLSRGHWWKWVYLAIAIGVFANLILQFYLNPDRSVISDSRDFAITLFLAFLLAKVIFILFMLGEDIYRIGKGLVGKITGGSAESSFMPDRRKFISMIGLGIAALPFGAILYGAFKGKYNYQVREYELSFKDLPDAFDGYKITQISDIHVGSFDDREEVAYALDLVNKQEGDVILFTGDLVNNVSEEMNGWEELFGSLNAKDGVFSVLGNHDYGDYASWESAAAKEQNMQQLYAIQEGMGWRLLLDENVSIDRGSDSLKIVGVQNWGGGRFPKYGDLKKASVGLRPDDFKVLLSHDPTHWDEQVKNNDTNFHLTLSGHTHGMQMGIEIPGWIKLSPAWFVYKKWAGIYKESDRFLNVNRGFGFLGYSGRAGIWPEITVINLKKA
- a CDS encoding thioredoxin family protein — translated: MSKFGDLISANVPVLFNFFTEWNEESVSMHPVLRDVAAAVGDNARIIKINVDKNPELSEALRIKGLPTLIIYKQGEMKWRQSGVQDGDSLINLLNKYTS
- a CDS encoding polysaccharide deacetylase family protein; the protein is MAWYPDHIPGVVSRLFPNYIWHATRDFPCVHLTFDDGPTPLVTDFVLQQLDLYGFKATFFLIGDCVKREPLLKNRLLESGHQIGNHTYNHLDGWKTSSEEYVANVIKAAEIIDSELFRPPYGRITIKISKQIRDLGYKIVMWDVLSGDFDSSRSPEKCLKSLKKNTKNGSVIVFHDSVKAFPILKKVLPEYLEWLTCEGYRTQLF